The DNA region CAATACGGGGGTTTGTTTATAATCTCAACGTCCCAGCACGCTGGGGGCAATCACCTTTTACCAATGTAACGATAGACTGGGTCGTGCCCGAAGATTTACGTGAGCAATTTCCAACCTACCGCGATCATCATCTGTTTGAAGAGATAAGCGAAACTGCCCATCATCAGAGAAAACTACATGAGCGTGGTAAGCGGCTCCTCAAAGAGCTGACCTATGGCGATTTTCAAGCCGAAATGAACATTATCAACCGTGCCTTTTATGAGGTGATGACCGAGGGGGATGAGGGGGGACAGCCGTTTACCTTTCCGATCCCTACGGTTAACATCACGGAGGATTTCGATTGGTATGGAGAAAACACCGATATTTTGTTCGAAAATACGGCGAAAATCGGTTCCAGCTATTTCCAGAATTTTATCGGGAGTCAGTATATCCGTAATGAAGTCGGTGATTTGATAGAAAACCCCCATGCCTATAAACCCGGAGCGGTGCGGAGTATGTGCTGTCGGCTGCAGCTCGATCTGCGCGAACTGCTCAAACGGGGGAATGGACTTTTCGGCAGTGCGGAGATGACGGGGAGTATCGGAGTGGTGACGATCAATATGGCACGTTTGGGATACCTCTATAAAAATGATTATGAGGGGTTGATTCGAGCGTTAGATACTTTGGTAGAGATCGCCTATTCGACATTGGAGAAAAAGCGGATGTTTGTTCAGGATATGTTTGAGCGCGGGCTTTATCCTTATACCGCCCGCTATCTCAAAGATTTTCGGAACCACTTTTCGACGATCGGTGTCAACGGGATGAATGAAATGATCCGTAATTTCAGCGGAGACAGCGACGATATTTCGACGATGGCAGGGATCGATATGGCCCAAAATATTCTCGATTATCTACGTGAGAGAATGCGCTTTTTCCAAGAAGAAAGCGGAAATCTCTACAACCTCGAAGCAACCCCGGCGGAGGGGACAACCTACCGATTCGCCAAAGAGGACAAAAAACGCTACCCCGATATTATCCAAGCAGGTGAGGGGGAAAATATCTACTATACAAATAGTTCTCAGCTTCCGGTCGCTTTTACAGATGATCCCTTTGAAGCACTAACGCTCCAAGACGAACTCCAGTGCCGTTATACTGGGGGAACTGTTTTGCATCTGTATATGAGTGAGCGGCTTAGTTCCGGTGAAGCGTGCCGACGTATGGTAAAGAATGTCATTACCAACTTTCGTCTACCCTACATCACAGTAACACCTACTTTTTCGGTTTGCCCCGTGCATGGATACCTGAGCGGCGAACATGAGTTTTGTCCAAAATGTGATGAGCAGATACTGAGTCAAACCCAACAAAAGGAAAACAAATGAATGCGCACCAAATTTTAGAAGAAAATATCTCTAAACGGACCCGTTGTATGGTCTACACCAGAGTAATGGGATATCACCGTCCGGTAGAGAGTTTTAATCTCGGTAAAAAAGGGGAGCACAAAGAGCGTCAGTGTTTCCATGAATCGCACAAACGTCATGCTGCCGCTGTATGATATAACCCCGTTTACCCTCCTCGATTTTCCCGATACACCTGCGGCTATATTTTGGTTTGCAGGGTGTAATTTACGATGTCTCTACTG from Sulfuricurvum kujiense DSM 16994 includes:
- a CDS encoding ribonucleoside triphosphate reductase, with product MASIQRVIKRDGSSELYHPFKIEDAIRKAYESVQVSVNEDVITEILFQVMYHSVFEVEKIQDLIEEELYKSGAFSVMKSFITYRFLHKMQREHILGFGEDTTYVNSTQSVEEYIHKSDWRVNANANTGYSNAGLVNNLAGKVIANFWLDKVYAPHEGAAHRNGDIHIHDLDCLTGYCAGWSLRALLNEGFNGVRGRVESAPPRHLREALGQMANFLGILQSEWAGAQAFSSFDTYLAPYVFIDALPYSEVKKSIRGFVYNLNVPARWGQSPFTNVTIDWVVPEDLREQFPTYRDHHLFEEISETAHHQRKLHERGKRLLKELTYGDFQAEMNIINRAFYEVMTEGDEGGQPFTFPIPTVNITEDFDWYGENTDILFENTAKIGSSYFQNFIGSQYIRNEVGDLIENPHAYKPGAVRSMCCRLQLDLRELLKRGNGLFGSAEMTGSIGVVTINMARLGYLYKNDYEGLIRALDTLVEIAYSTLEKKRMFVQDMFERGLYPYTARYLKDFRNHFSTIGVNGMNEMIRNFSGDSDDISTMAGIDMAQNILDYLRERMRFFQEESGNLYNLEATPAEGTTYRFAKEDKKRYPDIIQAGEGENIYYTNSSQLPVAFTDDPFEALTLQDELQCRYTGGTVLHLYMSERLSSGEACRRMVKNVITNFRLPYITVTPTFSVCPVHGYLSGEHEFCPKCDEQILSQTQQKENK
- the nrdD gene encoding anaerobic ribonucleoside-triphosphate reductase translates to MNAHQILEENISKRTRCMVYTRVMGYHRPVESFNLGKKGEHKERQCFHESHKRHAAAV